One region of Anthonomus grandis grandis chromosome 22, icAntGran1.3, whole genome shotgun sequence genomic DNA includes:
- the LOC126748170 gene encoding uncharacterized protein LOC126748170, whose protein sequence is METIKPTPEELKFCMKEPECIRNVCILAHVDHGKTTLADLLLATNRIVSKRMAGMLRFLDDRPDEQERGITMKSSAVSLLNIVQDEELNKTRKILLNLIDTPGHIDFSSEVGAAVRVCDGAIILVDAVEGVCVQTRESISKAYEEHTKMILVINKLDRLIMELDQDIDLMFQTIIKVIEDCNVIVAELYQYGFTNDEVDIEDTGLLFSPDTGNVIFASAVDGWGFTTKQMSKMMINMVKNETIDSLNKKMWNFDNWVDSKGDIRTGAVDKQKPNIFVQFCLKTIVYIYQTLAIRMERDKVPGILKKLNITNPTREMLTSNDPKNQIKSIFSAWKPLAHTLLLQCLNIIPSPKNIGKTKIEYLLNSNHYIENPYLNKCVEEVTPYFKNISSESPTICYVSKMFCVNKKNLSQNAPKQFIPKPRQVGSTTSNMEALSLQDKPVKEEETEVKELTPEDKIKEISDEIAVIGLARVFTGALKVGQEMYAMTAGYLPDSDKIAINPEEFISSNKYVHKIQIKELYMLFGRDLTQVESVPAGNFCGIGGIESSVLRTATLSTKLNIVPLVEHPSTYPVVRYAIEPINPRDLPILRNGLKLLMQSDSCVQVMMQETGELVILTAGDVHLDKCIEDLKTKFAKVEIQVSSPMVSLRETVNNNSMSFELELTTGYMSLSLSIVALPTEIADLVKSHHELLITIEEHNHKSLIDLIKCFKEEDQNDIKFKEFKSDLTNRSVAHLKDLLNSTFNQCGSIWKGLDTKIWSVGKLDDCPNLLINCTKDYTQNIFLETNTKDKRTLLGQCLVNPFHAFSKAGPICEEPLMNCAFIINKFELVKDVEPEEITPQLVSSEESAVMKTMKNCFEKQEPRLMEPMYTTSIQVNTSILALK, encoded by the exons ATGGAGACAATTAAACCAACACCTGAAGAACTGAAATTCTGTATGAAAGAGCCTGAATGTATCCGAAATGTGTGCATACTAGCCCATGTTGATCATGGCAAGACAACTCTGGCTGACCTCCTTTTAGCCACTAACCGCATAGTTAGCAAACGAATGGCTGGCATGCTCAGATTTCTGGATGATCGCCCTGACGAGCAAGAAAGAGGAATCACTATGAAAAGCAGTGCTGTATCCCTTTTAAATATTGTCCAAGATGAAGAGTtgaataaaacaagaaaaatctTACTAAATCTGATTGATACTCCAGGGCATATAGATTTTTCATCAGAGGTAGGGGCAGCAGTAAGAGTTTGTGATGGGGCCATAATTTTAGTTGATGCAGTTGAAGGTGTATGTGTACAAACTAGAGAATCAATTAGTAAGGCCTATGAAGAACACACAAAaatgatattagttattaataaGCTGGACAGGTTGATTATGGAGTTGGATCAAGATATTGACCTTATGTTCCAAACAATCATCAAAGTTATTGAGGATTGTAATGTTATTGTTGCGGAACTGTATCAGTACGGTTTTACTAATGATGAGGTTGATATTGAAGATACAG GTTTGTTATTTAGCCCCGATACTGGCAATGTTATATTTGCAAGTGCAGTTGATGGATGGGGCTTCACTACAAAGCAAATGTCTAAAATGATGATCAATATGGTAAAGAATGAGACCATTGATTctctgaataaaaaaatgtggaattttgATAACTGGGTAGATTCTAAAGGAGACATTAGAACTGGTGCTGTGGATAAACAAAAGCCAAACATTTTTGTtcagttttgtttaaaaacaataGTGTATATTTATCAAACTTTAGCAATAAGAATGGAAAGAGATAAAGTGCCTGGTATCCTTAAGAAGTTAAACATTACCAACCCGACAAGAGAAATGTTAACATCAAATGATCcaaaaaatcagataaaatcaatattttctgcATGGAAACCTTTGGCTCATACACTACTTTTACAATGTCTAAATATAATACCATCCCCCAAAAATATTGGCAAAACCAAGATTGAATATCTACTGAACTCAAATCACTATATTGAAAATccatatttaaacaaatgtGTAGAAGAAGTGACcccctattttaaaaatatttcttcagaaTCTCCTACTATCTGCTatgtttcaaaaatgttttgtgtaaataagaaaaatctatCTCAAAACGCCCCCAAGCAATTTATTCCTAAACCAAGGCAAGTGGGAAGTACTACTTCAAATATGGAAGCTTTATCTCTTCAAGATAAGCCTGTTAAGGAAGAAGAAACTGAAGTTAAAGAACTAACCCCTGaagacaaaattaaagaaatttcagATGAAATTGCTGTGATAGGCTTAGCAAGAGTGTTTACTGGTGCCTTAAAAGTAGGACAAGAAATGTATGCAATGACGGCAGGGTATCTACCAGACTCAGACAAAATAGCCATAAATCCTGAAGAATTTATTTCATCAAATAAATATGTCCATAAGATACAAATAAAGGAATTATACATGCTTTTTGGAAGAGACCTTACCCAAGTAGAATCAGTTCCTGCAGGCAATTTTTGTGGAATAGGTGGAATAGAGTCCAGTGTCTTAAGAACAGCAACTTTATCCACAAAGCTAAATATAGTTCCCTTGGTTGAACATCCTTCAACTTACCCAGTAGTTAGATATGCAATTGAACCTATTAATCCAAGAGATCTTCCAATTTTACGCAATGGACTTAAATTACTTATGCAAAGTGATTCCTGTGTCCAGGTTATGATGCAAGAGACAGGGGAACTAGTTATTTTGACTGCAGGTGATGTACACTTGGATAAGTGCATTGAagatttaaaaaccaaattCGCAAAGGTTGAAATTCAAGTTTCCAGCCCAATGGTTTCCTTAAGGGAGacagttaataataattcaatgaGTTTTGAACTTGAGTTGACTACAGGCTATATGAGTCTGTCATTGAGTATTGTTGCTTTACCTACAGAAATTGCTGATCTAGTAAAGAGCCATCATGAACTTCTCATTACAATTGAGGAGCATAATCACAAAAGTTTGATTGACTTaattaagtgttttaaagagGAGGATCAGaatgatataaaatttaaagagtttaaaagtGATTTAACTAACCGTAGTGTGGCTCACCTAAAAGACTTACTGAATTCCACTTTTAACCAATGTGGCTCCATATGGAAAGGCTTAGACACAAAAATATGGAGTGTAGGAAAACTTGATGATTGCCCAAATCTACTTATAAATTGCACCAAAGACtatactcaaaatatttttctggaaACAAATACTAAGGACAAAAGAACCCTGCTTGGTCAATGCTTAGTGAACCCTTTTCATGCTTTCTCAAAAGCTGGCCCTATATGTGAAGAACCTTTAATGAATTGCGCTTTTATCATTAACAAGTTCGAATTAGTTAAGGATGTTGAGCCTGAAGAAATCACACCCCAGTTAGTTTCTTCTGAGGAATCAGCCGTTATGAAAACTATGaagaattgttttgaaaaacaaGAACCGAGGCTTATGGAACCCATGTATACAACTAGTATCCAAGTCAATACCAGTATTTTAG CCTTAAAATAG